From one Streptomyces chromofuscus genomic stretch:
- a CDS encoding CGNR zinc finger domain-containing protein — protein MNLNHVFVCGHPALDFAATLRARRSTRFEMFVTPERLNAWYVESGLVDTITPGTEDDVRAAITVREALYQLITNRRLGEDFDREALAVLNGAARKVPVTPQLTLAGRHTEATPSQALATVARQAVELLSGPDMPLLKECDNPECTRVYIDRSRGMRRHWCGMESCGNKYKAAAYRARKKAVPAGATD, from the coding sequence GTGAACCTTAACCACGTCTTCGTCTGTGGACACCCGGCGCTCGACTTCGCGGCCACGCTCCGGGCCCGGCGCTCGACCAGGTTCGAGATGTTCGTGACGCCGGAGCGGCTCAACGCCTGGTACGTGGAGTCCGGACTCGTGGACACGATCACTCCCGGCACGGAGGACGACGTCCGTGCGGCGATCACGGTGCGCGAGGCCCTCTACCAGCTGATCACCAACCGTCGTCTCGGCGAGGACTTCGACCGCGAGGCGCTCGCCGTGCTCAACGGCGCCGCGCGCAAGGTCCCGGTGACGCCGCAGCTCACCCTGGCCGGCCGGCACACCGAGGCGACCCCCTCCCAGGCTCTTGCCACCGTCGCCCGGCAGGCCGTCGAGCTGCTCAGCGGCCCCGACATGCCCTTGCTGAAGGAATGCGACAACCCGGAATGCACCCGCGTCTACATCGACCGGTCCCGGGGCATGCGGCGCCATTGGTGCGGCATGGAGTCCTGCGGCAACAAGTACAAGGCCGCCGCCTACCGGGCCCGGAAGAAGGCCGTGCCCGCGGGCGCCACGGACTGA
- a CDS encoding alpha/beta hydrolase yields MPPALVVTAEADVPRGEGEAYAARLRAAGVPVVSMRYHGTVHGFVLFDALRAGHASRSAAPRPWKPCTRPGTRRRIVGSGPGRRFVTAPCHSHHLDG; encoded by the coding sequence CTGCCCCCGGCGCTCGTCGTGACGGCGGAAGCCGATGTGCCGCGGGGCGAGGGGGAGGCGTACGCGGCCCGACTGCGCGCGGCCGGCGTTCCGGTGGTGTCGATGCGGTACCACGGGACCGTCCACGGTTTCGTCCTCTTCGACGCCCTGCGCGCCGGCCACGCCTCCCGCTCCGCCGCACCCAGACCGTGGAAACCCTGCACACGGCCCGGCACGCGCCGACGCATTGTCGGGAGCGGGCCCGGACGGCGTTTCGTCACAGCCCCATGCCACAGTCACCACCTTGACGGGTGA
- a CDS encoding dihydrolipoyl dehydrogenase family protein: MTTENIRTYDVIVIGAGPVGENVADRTSAAGLSTVIVESELVGGECSYWACEPSKALLRPALLRSDAVHVPGLDPAVGNPLDAEAVLAHRDRMSADWNDDGQVDWLKSAGIELLRGHGRLAGEREVSVETPDGDTVRLRARHAVAVATGSRAALPPLPGIDDLRPWTSREATSARKPPGSLAIVGGGVVGVEMATAWQALGSRVTLLAREAGLLPRMEPFAGELVTERLREAGADVRCGVSVVAAERIRDSQVRITLSDGGEVVADEILFATGRAPRSQDIGLDTVGLVPGEWLTTDDSLTVTAVPGNWLYAVGDVNRRALFTHQGKYQARIAGAVIGARARGEQLDTGRWAPHSGTADTEAVPGVVFTDPEIATVGLTVREAERTGRDVEVVDYELGRLAGAHQYRPDYRGRARILVDRERQVVVGATFAGPGVAELLYSATVAITAEVPVERLWHAVPAFPTISEVWLRLLETRRDS, from the coding sequence ATGACGACCGAGAACATCCGCACCTACGACGTCATCGTGATCGGTGCCGGACCGGTCGGCGAGAACGTCGCCGACCGCACCAGCGCGGCGGGCCTGAGCACCGTGATCGTGGAGAGCGAACTGGTCGGCGGCGAGTGCTCGTACTGGGCCTGCGAACCCAGCAAGGCCCTGCTGCGCCCCGCCCTGCTCCGCAGCGACGCCGTCCACGTCCCGGGCCTCGACCCGGCCGTCGGCAACCCGCTGGACGCCGAGGCCGTCCTGGCGCACCGCGACCGCATGTCCGCGGACTGGAACGACGACGGCCAGGTCGACTGGCTCAAGTCGGCCGGCATCGAACTCCTGCGCGGCCACGGGCGCCTGGCGGGAGAGCGCGAGGTGTCGGTCGAGACGCCGGACGGCGACACCGTCCGGCTGCGCGCCCGGCACGCCGTCGCCGTCGCCACCGGAAGCCGCGCCGCCCTGCCCCCGTTGCCCGGCATCGACGACCTGAGGCCCTGGACCAGCCGCGAGGCGACCAGCGCCCGGAAGCCACCCGGGAGCCTGGCGATCGTCGGGGGCGGCGTGGTCGGCGTCGAGATGGCGACCGCCTGGCAGGCGCTGGGCAGCCGGGTCACCCTGCTCGCCCGGGAAGCGGGGCTGCTGCCCCGCATGGAGCCCTTCGCCGGGGAACTCGTCACCGAGCGGCTGCGGGAAGCCGGTGCGGACGTGCGGTGCGGCGTCTCGGTCGTCGCCGCCGAGCGGATACGCGACTCGCAGGTCCGCATCACCCTGTCGGACGGCGGTGAGGTCGTCGCCGACGAGATCCTCTTCGCCACCGGCCGCGCCCCGCGCTCGCAGGACATCGGGCTCGACACCGTCGGACTGGTCCCGGGGGAGTGGCTGACCACGGACGACAGCCTGACCGTCACCGCCGTCCCGGGGAACTGGCTGTACGCCGTCGGAGACGTCAACCGGCGGGCCCTCTTCACCCACCAGGGCAAATACCAGGCCCGCATCGCCGGTGCCGTGATCGGAGCACGGGCCCGCGGGGAGCAGTTGGACACCGGTCGCTGGGCCCCGCACAGCGGCACGGCCGACACCGAGGCCGTCCCCGGCGTCGTCTTCACCGACCCCGAGATCGCCACCGTGGGCCTGACCGTCCGCGAGGCCGAACGCACCGGCCGCGACGTCGAGGTCGTCGACTACGAGCTCGGCCGGCTCGCGGGCGCCCACCAGTACCGCCCCGACTACCGGGGCAGGGCCCGGATCCTTGTCGACCGGGAGCGTCAGGTCGTCGTCGGCGCCACCTTCGCCGGGCCGGGCGTCGCCGAACTGCTGTACTCGGCCACCGTCGCCATCACCGCGGAGGTGCCCGTCGAGCGCCTTTGGCACGCCGTCCCCGCTTTCCCGACGATCAGCGAGGTGTGGCTGCGACTGCTGGAGACCAGGAGGGACTCTTGA
- a CDS encoding crotonase/enoyl-CoA hydratase family protein: MPVRVERQQHVTTVVLARPEARNAVDGPTAAELAAAFRAFEADDEARVAVLWGEGGTFCAGADLKAIGTGRGNRVAEDGDGPMGPTRMRLTKPVIAAVAGHAVAGGLELALWCDLRVAEEDAVFGVFCRRWGVPLIDGGTVRLPRLIGTGRALDMILTGRPVPAREAYDIGLANRLVPTGRARAEAEELAATIARFPQACLRADRASVLEQDGLDERAALRGELRHGTGVLAESLEGAARFAAGAGRHGSFTDG, translated from the coding sequence ATGCCGGTCCGTGTCGAGCGCCAGCAGCACGTCACCACCGTCGTCCTCGCCCGCCCGGAGGCCCGCAACGCGGTGGACGGCCCGACGGCGGCCGAGCTCGCCGCCGCCTTCCGCGCGTTCGAGGCCGACGACGAGGCGCGGGTGGCGGTGCTGTGGGGTGAGGGCGGCACGTTCTGCGCCGGGGCGGACCTCAAGGCGATCGGCACCGGGCGCGGCAACCGGGTCGCCGAGGACGGCGACGGGCCGATGGGGCCGACCCGCATGCGGCTGACCAAGCCGGTCATCGCCGCCGTGGCGGGGCACGCCGTCGCGGGCGGCCTCGAGCTGGCCCTGTGGTGCGATCTGCGGGTCGCCGAGGAGGACGCCGTCTTCGGGGTCTTCTGCCGCCGCTGGGGCGTGCCGCTCATCGACGGCGGCACGGTAAGGCTCCCCCGGCTGATCGGGACCGGCCGCGCCCTGGACATGATTCTCACGGGCCGTCCGGTGCCCGCCCGAGAGGCCTACGACATCGGCCTCGCCAACCGCCTCGTCCCCACCGGCCGGGCGCGCGCCGAGGCGGAGGAACTCGCCGCCACGATCGCCCGTTTCCCCCAGGCCTGCCTGCGCGCCGACCGCGCCTCGGTGCTGGAGCAGGACGGTCTGGACGAGAGGGCGGCGCTGCGTGGTGAACTCCGCCACGGCACGGGCGTGCTGGCGGAGAGCCTGGAGGGTGCCGCCCGCTTCGCCGCGGGGGCCGGCCGGCACGGCTCGTTCACGGACGGGTGA
- a CDS encoding mechanosensitive ion channel family protein translates to MTRTLTLDDLMLAGIALAAGLLSAFLLRMLLRWLGKHALRTRWGGDDVIVDALRTVVPWGAIVGGAAAAGAVLPLTRTVQHHVNQSLTVLFILVVSVSAARAVAALVRTVAQSRSGVAASASIFVNITRVVVLAIGFLVMLQTLGISIAPLLTALGVGGLAVALALQDTLANLFAGIHILASRTVQPGDYIRLSSGEEGYVTDINWRQTTIRNLSNNLVIIPNGQLAGTNMTNYNRPEEQLTILVQAGVAYDSDLDHVERVTMEVIAEVMNEIDGAVPEHEPAVRFHTFGDSRIGFTIILGVGEFSDQYRIKHEFIKRLHKRYRDEGIRIPAPTRTVSLQQGAVVIPQQRGAGETEDAASLHVD, encoded by the coding sequence ATGACCCGCACGCTGACCCTGGACGACCTCATGCTCGCCGGCATCGCCCTGGCGGCGGGGCTGCTGTCGGCGTTCCTGCTGCGCATGCTGCTGCGCTGGCTGGGCAAGCACGCCCTGCGGACGCGCTGGGGCGGCGACGACGTCATCGTGGACGCCCTGCGCACCGTGGTGCCGTGGGGGGCGATCGTGGGCGGCGCGGCGGCCGCCGGAGCGGTGCTGCCGCTGACCCGGACCGTCCAGCACCACGTCAACCAGTCGCTGACGGTGCTGTTCATCCTCGTCGTGTCGGTGTCGGCGGCACGGGCGGTCGCCGCGCTGGTGCGGACGGTCGCCCAGTCCCGCTCCGGGGTCGCCGCCTCGGCGTCGATCTTCGTCAACATCACCCGGGTCGTGGTGCTGGCCATCGGCTTCCTGGTGATGCTGCAGACGCTGGGCATCTCCATAGCCCCGCTGCTGACCGCCCTCGGCGTCGGCGGTCTGGCCGTCGCCCTCGCCCTGCAGGACACCCTCGCCAACCTGTTCGCGGGCATCCACATCCTCGCCTCGCGGACCGTCCAGCCCGGCGACTACATCCGGCTGAGCAGCGGCGAGGAGGGCTATGTCACCGACATCAACTGGCGGCAGACCACCATCCGCAACCTCTCCAACAACCTGGTCATCATCCCCAACGGCCAGCTCGCGGGGACGAACATGACCAACTACAACCGGCCCGAGGAGCAGTTGACGATCCTCGTCCAGGCGGGCGTGGCCTACGACAGCGACCTGGACCACGTCGAGCGGGTGACCATGGAGGTCATCGCCGAGGTGATGAACGAGATCGACGGAGCCGTACCGGAGCACGAACCGGCCGTCCGCTTCCACACCTTCGGCGACTCGCGGATCGGCTTCACGATCATCCTGGGCGTGGGCGAGTTCAGCGACCAGTACCGGATCAAGCACGAGTTCATCAAGCGGCTGCACAAGCGGTACCGCGACGAGGGCATCCGCATCCCGGCGCCCACGCGGACGGTGTCGCTGCAGCAGGGCGCGGTGGTGATCCCGCAGCAGCGGGGCGCCGGGGAGACGGAGGACGCGGCGTCCCTGCACGTCGACTGA
- a CDS encoding lysylphosphatidylglycerol synthase transmembrane domain-containing protein, which translates to MPLQLVLGLLPVAFVAYPAVRHHDVLAEGFHHLATAKWPWLLAAGGATCLTWVAMAVTRQGAVVERLPGLRLLATQVAATAANHMLPTGLGSSAVNLRFMTVCGLPPARSSAALALYVLAESIARVGMLAVLLIAFPGALRLGTLLPDAAAGPLLLGLGAVTVLAAAVLLLFGRLRRAVVSFLRTALGEARSVHTRPSRALALWGGSLAFPALQAAGLVAVGLALGLDIPLWHIVVAYLAATVAVAVVPTPGGLGSVEAALIVALIAAGSPAAVATAVVLAYRVITVWLPLLPGALTLGTLVRLKVI; encoded by the coding sequence ATGCCCCTCCAGCTGGTGCTGGGCCTGCTCCCGGTCGCCTTCGTGGCGTATCCGGCGGTGCGGCACCACGACGTGCTCGCCGAGGGCTTCCACCATCTGGCGACGGCCAAGTGGCCGTGGCTGCTGGCCGCGGGCGGCGCCACCTGTCTGACCTGGGTCGCCATGGCGGTGACCCGGCAGGGCGCGGTCGTCGAGCGGCTGCCGGGCCTGCGGCTGCTCGCCACGCAGGTCGCGGCGACGGCGGCCAACCACATGCTGCCGACCGGACTGGGCTCCAGCGCGGTCAACCTGCGGTTCATGACGGTGTGCGGGCTGCCGCCGGCCCGCTCCTCGGCCGCGCTGGCGCTGTACGTGCTCGCCGAGAGCATCGCCCGGGTCGGCATGCTGGCCGTGCTGCTGATCGCCTTCCCCGGCGCGCTGCGGCTCGGCACCCTGCTGCCGGACGCCGCGGCCGGCCCGCTGCTGCTCGGGCTGGGCGCGGTCACGGTCCTGGCGGCGGCCGTGCTGCTGCTCTTCGGACGGCTGCGCAGGGCCGTCGTGTCCTTCCTGCGCACGGCACTGGGCGAGGCACGGTCGGTGCACACCCGTCCGTCGCGGGCGCTGGCCCTGTGGGGCGGTTCGCTGGCGTTCCCCGCGTTGCAGGCGGCCGGGCTGGTCGCGGTGGGGCTGGCGCTGGGGCTGGACATACCGCTGTGGCACATCGTGGTGGCGTATCTGGCCGCGACCGTCGCCGTCGCCGTGGTGCCCACGCCGGGCGGGCTCGGCTCCGTGGAGGCGGCGCTGATCGTGGCGCTGATCGCGGCGGGCAGCCCGGCCGCCGTGGCCACCGCGGTGGTCCTGGCGTACCGCGTCATCACCGTCTGGCTGCCGCTGCTTCCGGGGGCGCTGACGCTGGGCACTCTGGTCCGGCTGAAGGTGATCTGA
- a CDS encoding organic hydroperoxide resistance protein, which translates to MAVTYTAVVDVDGEGRNGGHVRSSDGLLETGLSLPKELGGAGTATNPEQLLAAGWAACFLGAIRRAATQRKIRLTSTAITAEVTLTHGDDGEFSLSAVLNPVLGGVDQATAQQLAEAAHQICPYSKATRDNVPVTINASAA; encoded by the coding sequence ATGGCAGTCACGTACACGGCCGTTGTCGACGTCGACGGAGAGGGCCGCAACGGCGGCCACGTCCGTTCCTCCGACGGTCTGCTGGAGACCGGCCTCTCGCTCCCCAAGGAGCTGGGCGGCGCCGGCACCGCGACCAACCCGGAGCAGCTCCTCGCCGCCGGCTGGGCCGCCTGCTTCCTCGGCGCCATACGCCGCGCCGCGACCCAGCGCAAGATCCGGCTGACCAGCACGGCCATCACGGCCGAAGTCACCCTCACCCACGGCGACGACGGCGAGTTCTCCCTCTCCGCGGTCCTCAACCCCGTCCTCGGCGGCGTCGACCAGGCCACCGCCCAGCAGCTCGCCGAGGCCGCGCACCAGATCTGCCCGTACTCCAAGGCCACCCGCGACAACGTGCCCGTCACGATCAACGCCTCCGCGGCCTGA
- a CDS encoding ABC-F family ATP-binding cassette domain-containing protein yields MPQPSLLAHDLVRDLGGRRVLDGVRLTASPGHRIGLIGENGVGKSTLLRVLAGADEPDAGSVTRPGDLGFLHQEMPFDADATVAAVLDEALREAREDLAELDRLGEELARVPEDDPGHRELLDTYGRRLEQAQDRRSWDADRRAALVLDGLGLAAVGHDRPLGSLSGGQRGRLALAALLVRRPSALLLDEPTNHLDDGAAAFLEEQIRSLPGAVVVASHDRAFLDAVCTDLIDLDPAVDGPVRYGGNYSAYLAHKHAERQRWERQYADEQQELEELRRSAGVTAHRVAPDRGRTDNEKMGYGHRAGRVQNSASRRVRNATRRLEELERAQVAAPPRPLRFAAGNLAARAEDGEQPLVALRDVRVPGRLALDALEVSATDRLLVTGGNGAGKSTLLAVLAGRLAAEGRVVRRRRLTVGLLTQDTVFDRPERTVRDTYELSLGPARAEQVPLRSLGLLHEADLDTPVGRLSVGQGRRLALALLVARPPQLLLLDEPTNHLSPRLCDELEEALGTGPGAVVAAGHDRWLRRRWRGRELRLEPGQDRRRGAGHDRGPGVGHDARPEVEPARP; encoded by the coding sequence ATGCCCCAGCCCTCTCTCCTCGCCCACGACCTCGTCCGCGATCTGGGCGGACGACGCGTCCTCGACGGCGTCCGCCTCACCGCCTCCCCCGGCCACCGCATCGGCCTGATCGGGGAGAACGGCGTCGGCAAGTCCACCCTGCTGCGGGTGCTCGCCGGCGCGGACGAACCCGACGCCGGAAGCGTCACCCGCCCCGGGGACCTCGGCTTCCTCCACCAGGAGATGCCGTTCGACGCCGACGCGACCGTCGCCGCCGTCCTGGACGAGGCGCTCCGCGAGGCCCGCGAGGACCTCGCCGAACTGGACCGGCTCGGCGAGGAACTCGCCCGCGTCCCCGAGGACGACCCCGGCCACCGGGAACTCCTCGACACGTACGGACGCCGCCTGGAGCAGGCCCAGGACCGTCGGTCCTGGGACGCCGACCGGCGCGCCGCGCTGGTGCTGGACGGTCTGGGTCTCGCCGCGGTCGGGCACGACCGCCCGCTCGGCTCGCTCTCCGGCGGGCAGCGCGGCCGGCTGGCCCTGGCCGCGCTGCTCGTACGACGGCCCTCCGCGCTGCTCCTGGACGAGCCGACCAACCACCTCGACGACGGCGCCGCCGCCTTCCTGGAGGAGCAGATCCGCTCGCTGCCCGGGGCCGTGGTCGTCGCCAGCCACGACCGGGCCTTCCTCGACGCCGTCTGCACCGATCTGATCGACCTCGACCCGGCGGTGGACGGCCCGGTCCGCTACGGCGGCAACTACAGCGCCTACCTGGCCCACAAGCACGCCGAGCGGCAGCGCTGGGAGCGGCAGTACGCCGACGAGCAGCAGGAGCTGGAGGAACTGCGGCGGTCGGCGGGCGTGACCGCGCACCGGGTCGCACCGGACCGTGGCCGTACCGACAACGAGAAGATGGGCTACGGCCATAGGGCCGGCCGGGTGCAGAACTCGGCCTCCCGCCGGGTGCGCAACGCCACCCGGCGGCTGGAGGAACTGGAGCGCGCCCAGGTCGCCGCGCCGCCGCGCCCCCTGCGGTTCGCCGCCGGGAACCTGGCCGCACGCGCGGAGGACGGAGAGCAGCCGCTGGTCGCCCTGCGGGACGTGCGGGTACCGGGCCGGCTCGCGCTGGACGCCCTGGAGGTGTCGGCGACCGACCGGCTGCTGGTCACGGGCGGCAACGGGGCGGGCAAGTCGACGCTGCTGGCCGTGCTCGCCGGACGCCTGGCCGCCGAGGGCCGGGTGGTCCGGCGGCGCCGGCTGACGGTCGGGCTGCTCACCCAGGACACCGTGTTCGACCGGCCCGAGCGCACGGTCCGCGACACCTACGAGCTGTCGCTGGGCCCCGCCCGCGCGGAGCAGGTGCCGCTCCGCTCGCTCGGCCTGCTGCACGAGGCCGACCTGGACACACCGGTGGGCCGACTGTCCGTGGGACAGGGCCGCCGCCTGGCGCTGGCACTCCTGGTGGCCCGGCCGCCCCAACTGCTCCTGCTGGACGAGCCGACGAATCACCTCTCCCCCCGCCTGTGCGACGAACTGGAGGAAGCGCTGGGGACCGGACCGGGCGCGGTCGTGGCCGCCGGCCACGACCGCTGGCTGCGGCGGCGGTGGCGGGGCCGCGAGCTCCGGCTGGAGCCGGGGCAGGACCGACGGCGGGGCGCCGGGCACGATCGCGGGCCGGGGGTGGGGCACGACGCGCGGCCGGAGGTGGAGCCGGCCAGGCCCTGA
- a CDS encoding GOLPH3/VPS74 family protein, with the protein MTTARDLALVVLGLPPGHTVEQGDLSLALAGAEAVDLLAVGALTLDGDRLVPDGRAATGDRLLDHALASLARHEPHPVVRDWLWRHGSELADTYAEDLERAGLLVQPRRRGLRLRSVRTVPADSPERRRAQERLDSGDPVLTALTAVLGTGDGPSVPGGSPAGDDAVATVLAAVGDAVTELEAVRLRRGVEDAAFDNMWRG; encoded by the coding sequence TTGACCACCGCACGCGATCTCGCGCTCGTGGTCCTGGGCCTGCCGCCCGGCCACACCGTGGAGCAGGGTGACCTGTCCCTCGCGCTGGCCGGTGCCGAGGCGGTCGACCTGCTGGCGGTGGGGGCGCTCACGCTGGACGGCGACCGCCTGGTCCCCGACGGCCGGGCGGCGACGGGCGACCGGCTGCTGGACCACGCGCTCGCCTCGCTCGCCCGGCACGAGCCCCACCCCGTCGTCCGGGACTGGCTGTGGCGCCACGGCAGCGAACTCGCCGACACCTACGCCGAGGACCTGGAACGGGCCGGACTCCTCGTCCAGCCGCGACGCCGCGGACTGCGGCTGCGGTCCGTGCGGACCGTGCCGGCCGATTCCCCGGAGCGCCGCCGTGCCCAGGAGCGTCTCGACTCCGGCGACCCGGTGCTCACCGCCCTGACGGCCGTCCTGGGAACCGGCGACGGCCCCTCGGTCCCCGGCGGCAGCCCCGCCGGGGACGACGCGGTGGCCACGGTGCTGGCCGCGGTCGGCGACGCGGTGACGGAGCTGGAGGCCGTCCGGCTGCGCCGGGGTGTCGAGGACGCCGCGTTCGACAACATGTGGCGCGGCTAG
- a CDS encoding ABC transporter ATP-binding protein, whose product MSMETTAWTQLHSVMNATEERRPFDRATLRRIAAFARPHRARIALFVLLGVATALLAVATPVLAGRVVDVIVSHGDERTVVRLALLIALIAVVEAALGILGRRLSAALGEGLILDLRTAVFDHVQRMPVAFFTRTRTGALVSRLNNDVIGAQRAFSNTLSGVVSNVVTLVLTLAVMLTLSWQVTLLALVLLPVFVVPARRMGARMARMQREAATLNAAMGTRMTERFSAPGATLVKLFGRPEEESDQFAVRARRVADIGIRTATAQSAFITALTLVSALALALVYGLGGWFALRGTLEPGAVVALALLLTRLYAPLTALAGARVEVMSALVSFERVFEVLDLRPLIEEKPDAVEVPDGPVAVEFDDVRFGYPAADKVSLASLEEVAALDDRGGAGVLHGISFRAEPGQTVALVGSSGAGKSTIAQLLPRLYDVDGGAVRVGGADVRDLTARSLRATVGMVTQDGHLFHDTVRANLLLARPTATDEELWDALRRARLDALVRALPDGLDTVVGERGYRLSGGERQRMTIARLLLARQRVVILDEATAHLDNTSEAAVQEALAEALQGRTALVIAHRLSTVRAADLILVLEDGRVVERGTHEQLLTAGGRYAELYRTQFEERAGEMAQTAV is encoded by the coding sequence ATGAGTATGGAGACCACGGCGTGGACGCAGCTGCACAGCGTCATGAACGCCACCGAGGAACGCCGCCCCTTCGACCGCGCCACGCTGCGCCGCATCGCCGCGTTCGCCCGCCCGCACCGGGCCCGCATCGCGCTGTTCGTGCTGCTCGGGGTCGCGACCGCGCTGCTCGCCGTCGCGACGCCGGTCCTCGCCGGACGCGTCGTCGACGTGATCGTGAGCCACGGCGACGAGCGGACCGTCGTCCGGCTCGCACTGCTGATCGCGCTCATCGCGGTGGTGGAGGCGGCGCTCGGCATCCTCGGCCGCAGGCTCTCGGCGGCGCTCGGGGAGGGACTGATCCTCGATCTGCGCACGGCCGTGTTCGACCACGTGCAGCGCATGCCGGTCGCCTTCTTCACCCGCACCCGTACCGGCGCCCTCGTCAGCCGGCTCAACAACGACGTGATCGGCGCCCAGCGGGCGTTCAGCAACACGCTGTCCGGGGTGGTCAGCAACGTCGTCACGCTGGTGCTCACCCTCGCCGTGATGCTCACCCTCTCCTGGCAGGTCACCCTGCTCGCGCTGGTGCTGCTGCCGGTGTTCGTGGTCCCGGCCCGGCGGATGGGCGCCCGGATGGCCCGGATGCAGCGGGAGGCGGCGACGCTCAACGCGGCGATGGGCACCCGGATGACGGAGCGCTTCTCGGCGCCCGGCGCGACGCTGGTCAAACTCTTCGGCCGCCCCGAGGAGGAGTCGGACCAGTTCGCCGTCCGGGCCCGCCGGGTCGCGGACATCGGCATTCGCACTGCGACCGCGCAGTCGGCGTTCATCACCGCCCTGACCCTGGTGTCGGCCCTCGCCCTGGCCCTGGTCTACGGGCTCGGCGGCTGGTTCGCCCTGCGCGGCACCCTGGAGCCCGGAGCCGTGGTGGCCCTCGCGCTGCTGCTGACCCGCCTGTACGCGCCGCTCACGGCGCTCGCCGGGGCGCGCGTGGAGGTGATGAGCGCCCTCGTCAGCTTCGAGCGCGTCTTCGAGGTGCTCGACCTCAGGCCGCTCATCGAGGAGAAACCGGACGCCGTCGAGGTGCCCGACGGGCCGGTGGCGGTCGAGTTCGACGACGTCCGCTTCGGCTACCCCGCCGCCGACAAGGTCTCCCTCGCCTCGCTGGAGGAGGTGGCCGCCCTCGACGACCGGGGCGGCGCCGGGGTCCTGCACGGCATCTCCTTCCGCGCCGAACCCGGGCAGACCGTCGCCCTCGTCGGCTCCTCCGGCGCGGGCAAGTCGACGATCGCCCAGCTGCTGCCGCGCCTGTACGACGTCGACGGGGGCGCCGTCCGCGTCGGCGGCGCCGACGTCCGCGACCTGACCGCCCGCTCCCTGCGGGCCACCGTCGGCATGGTCACCCAGGACGGCCACCTCTTTCACGACACGGTCCGCGCCAACCTGCTGCTCGCCCGGCCCACCGCCACCGACGAGGAGCTGTGGGACGCCCTGCGCCGGGCCCGCCTGGACGCCCTGGTCCGCGCCCTGCCCGACGGCCTCGACACCGTGGTCGGCGAACGCGGCTACCGCCTGTCCGGCGGCGAACGCCAGCGCATGACCATCGCGCGGCTCCTCCTGGCCCGCCAGCGGGTGGTGATCCTGGACGAGGCCACCGCCCACCTGGACAACACCTCGGAGGCGGCCGTGCAGGAGGCGCTCGCCGAGGCGCTGCAAGGTCGCACCGCCCTCGTCATCGCCCACCGGCTGTCCACGGTGCGGGCCGCCGACCTGATCCTCGTCCTGGAGGACGGCCGGGTCGTGGAACGGGGCACGCACGAGCAGTTGTTGACGGCTGGCGGGCGGTACGCGGAGCTGTACCGGACGCAGTTCGAGGAGCGGGCGGGGGAGATGGCGCAGACGGCGGTGTAG